The Bacteriovorax sp. BAL6_X genome window below encodes:
- a CDS encoding flagellin: MGIRINTNVASIAAQRAMSLTNKRVGDNLRKLSSGERITRAGDDAAGLAISENLKAQIRGMRQAKRNANDAISLVQVAEGGLNEVSNIIIRLRELAVQTASDTIGDTERAFSDIEFQQLKDEIDRIAKSSNFNGTQLLDGTGGRLEFQVGVNNDPMLDRLTYDAAGSDATITALGLSSESVATKEGSQAVLKKLDDALVAVNGYRANMGALQNRLTSTVNNLGVSDENLSAAKSRIRDVDVAKETADMTKNNILIQAGASVLGQANQVPNVALKLIG, encoded by the coding sequence ATGGGTATCAGAATTAATACAAACGTGGCATCTATCGCAGCACAAAGAGCAATGTCACTTACAAATAAAAGAGTTGGGGACAACTTAAGAAAACTATCTTCAGGTGAACGAATTACAAGAGCTGGAGATGACGCCGCTGGACTGGCAATTAGTGAAAACTTAAAAGCACAGATCAGAGGTATGAGGCAAGCAAAGAGAAACGCAAACGATGCAATCTCACTTGTCCAAGTAGCAGAAGGTGGATTAAATGAAGTTTCAAATATCATCATTCGTCTTAGAGAGCTTGCAGTACAAACTGCCTCTGACACGATTGGGGATACTGAAAGGGCATTTTCAGACATCGAGTTTCAACAGCTTAAAGACGAGATCGATAGAATCGCGAAGTCTTCAAACTTTAATGGAACACAACTGCTCGATGGGACAGGAGGCAGGCTGGAATTTCAAGTTGGAGTCAATAATGATCCAATGCTTGATCGACTCACGTACGATGCAGCAGGGTCTGACGCAACTATTACAGCGCTGGGACTTTCCTCAGAAAGTGTTGCTACTAAAGAAGGCTCACAAGCAGTTCTTAAGAAACTTGACGATGCGTTGGTCGCAGTCAACGGTTATCGCGCTAATATGGGTGCGTTACAGAATAGACTTACATCAACAGTCAATAACTTGGGAGTCAGCGACGAGAACTTAAGTGCAGCAAAATCGCGAATTAGAGATGTTGATGTGGCAAAAGAAACTGCCGACATGACTAAGAACAACATTCTAATTCAGGCGGGAGCCTCTGTTCTTGGACAGGCAAACCAAGTGCCAAATGTGGCATTAAAACTAATCGGATAA
- a CDS encoding sugar nucleotide-binding protein encodes MTEQRTKTILIFGISSFVGSSLASFLKKDYKIVGTYHKNPVSIDGITTIPCDVHSKQEVQLIMYTFKPDITIYAIGLSSIVDCALSERRADALNTSGLFTVADTCQRYKSQIIYLSSNFVFSGESSENFELDIPDPTTTYGKTQAAAEFYIQKSSLNYLVFRVCRLYGRGGVHVRRNLFEKIQAKLHSREEIELDDYIKTGFLDIDYLGMVIKICVERGLKNRLLQISSNDFMSTYAFGKLYCEKFQEPGKLISSGKWPYPIMSSAKVGDNSSGVLNFNMNIANAEGYLQLRLPSVEESLEYSVQKLRIGLDSKETHESKDTINYI; translated from the coding sequence ATGACTGAACAAAGAACCAAGACTATTTTAATCTTTGGTATTTCTTCTTTTGTAGGTTCTTCGCTTGCGAGCTTCTTAAAGAAAGATTACAAAATAGTTGGTACATACCATAAGAACCCTGTCTCTATTGATGGCATCACAACTATTCCTTGTGATGTTCATAGTAAACAAGAAGTTCAGTTAATCATGTATACTTTCAAGCCAGACATTACGATATATGCAATAGGACTTTCATCAATTGTTGATTGTGCCTTAAGTGAGAGAAGAGCTGATGCGCTAAATACAAGCGGTCTTTTCACTGTTGCAGATACTTGTCAGCGCTATAAATCACAAATTATCTACCTATCTTCGAATTTTGTATTCTCTGGTGAGTCTTCTGAAAATTTCGAATTAGATATACCTGATCCAACAACAACATACGGCAAGACTCAAGCTGCTGCAGAGTTTTACATTCAGAAATCTTCACTTAATTATCTTGTATTTAGAGTCTGTAGACTTTATGGAAGAGGAGGTGTGCATGTTAGAAGAAACCTCTTTGAAAAAATTCAAGCAAAGCTACATTCAAGAGAGGAAATAGAATTAGATGATTATATTAAGACTGGATTTCTTGATATTGATTACCTTGGAATGGTAATTAAAATCTGTGTTGAGAGAGGTCTTAAAAATCGCCTCTTACAAATTAGCTCCAATGATTTTATGTCGACATATGCCTTTGGAAAGCTTTACTGTGAAAAGTTTCAAGAACCAGGAAAATTAATTTCTTCAGGTAAATGGCCATATCCAATTATGAGTTCTGCTAAAGTAGGTGATAATAGTTCAGGTGTACTTAATTTCAATATGAATATAGCGAATGCTGAAGGCTATCTTCAATTACGACTTCCATCAGTAGAAGAGTCTTTAGAATACTCTGTTCAAAAGTTACGAATAGGTCTCGATTCTAAAGAAACACATGAATCTAAAGATACAATCAACTATATCTAA